In Pseudomonas fluorescens, a genomic segment contains:
- a CDS encoding heavy metal translocating P-type ATPase, with translation MTSPTPCYHCALPVPPGSRFTAEILGERRELCCPGCQAVAEAIVAGGLESYYQHRSEASANPEALPVQLVDELALYDRADVQKPFVRHEGDLAEATLLMEGISCAACGWLIEKHLRSLPAVAEARLNLSNHRLHVRWADGQLPLSQLLSELRHIGYAAHPYQADRAAEQLAGENRRALRQLGVAGLLWFQAMMATMATWPEFNIDLSPELHVILRWVAMFLTTPIVFYSCAPFFKGAMRDLRTRHLTMDVSVSLAIGGAYLAGIWTSITGVGELYFDAVGMFALFLLAGRYLERRARERTAAATAQLVNLLPASCLRMKSDGQSERILLSELALGDRVLVHPGAVLPADGVILDGQSSIDESLLTGEYLPQPRQVGDAVTAGTLNVEGALTVEVRALGHDTRLSAIVRLLERAQADKPRLAQIADRAAQWFLLCSLLAAVLIGLLWWELDSSRAFWIVLAMLVATCPCALSLATPTALTAATGTLHKLGLLLTRGHVLEGLNQIDTVIFDKTGTLTEGRLALRAIRPLGALDSDQCLGLAAALENRSEHPIARAFGRAPLAADEVLSTPGLGLEGRVGERLLRIGQPGFVCALSGCPIPASPDEAGQWLLLGDRDGALAWFVLDDRLRSDAPALLAACKARGWRTLLLSGDSSPMVASVAAELGIDEAHGGLRPDDKLQVLQQLHQQGRKVLMLGDGVNDVPVLAAADISVAMGSATDLAKTSADAVLLSNRLDALVQAFTLARRTRRVIIENLLWAGLYNGLMLPFAALGWITPIWAAIGMSLSSLTVVLNALRLTRLPSAQAKSAPLVNRPLPA, from the coding sequence ATCCTCGGCGAGCGCCGCGAGCTGTGCTGCCCGGGTTGCCAGGCGGTGGCCGAGGCAATCGTGGCCGGCGGGCTGGAAAGCTATTACCAGCACCGCAGCGAAGCCTCGGCCAACCCCGAGGCCCTGCCGGTGCAACTGGTGGACGAACTGGCACTGTACGACCGCGCCGACGTGCAAAAACCCTTCGTACGCCACGAAGGCGACCTTGCCGAAGCCACCCTGTTGATGGAAGGCATCAGTTGCGCCGCGTGTGGCTGGCTGATCGAAAAACACCTGCGCAGCCTGCCCGCCGTGGCCGAGGCGCGTCTCAACCTGTCCAACCATCGCCTGCATGTACGTTGGGCCGACGGGCAATTGCCGTTGAGCCAACTGCTCAGTGAGTTGCGCCATATCGGCTACGCCGCCCACCCTTACCAGGCGGACCGCGCCGCCGAACAACTGGCCGGCGAAAACCGGCGGGCCCTGCGCCAACTGGGGGTCGCCGGACTGCTGTGGTTCCAGGCGATGATGGCAACCATGGCCACCTGGCCGGAATTCAATATCGACCTGAGCCCGGAGTTGCACGTGATCCTGCGCTGGGTCGCGATGTTTCTCACGACCCCCATCGTGTTCTACAGCTGCGCACCGTTTTTCAAGGGCGCCATGCGCGACTTGCGCACCCGCCACCTGACCATGGATGTGTCGGTGTCCCTGGCGATTGGCGGCGCGTACCTGGCCGGCATCTGGACCTCGATCACCGGGGTCGGCGAATTGTATTTCGACGCGGTGGGCATGTTCGCCCTGTTCCTGCTGGCCGGGCGTTACCTGGAGCGGCGTGCCCGGGAACGCACGGCGGCGGCGACCGCGCAATTGGTCAACCTGCTGCCCGCCTCATGCCTGCGCATGAAAAGTGATGGGCAGAGCGAACGTATCCTGCTCAGCGAACTGGCGTTGGGCGACCGCGTGTTGGTGCACCCCGGCGCGGTATTGCCGGCAGATGGGGTGATCCTCGACGGCCAGTCCAGCATCGACGAATCCCTGCTGACCGGCGAGTACCTGCCGCAGCCGCGCCAGGTCGGCGACGCTGTGACGGCGGGCACCCTCAACGTCGAAGGCGCACTGACGGTCGAGGTCCGCGCCCTGGGGCATGACACGCGCTTGTCGGCCATCGTGCGCCTGCTGGAACGGGCCCAGGCCGACAAACCGCGCCTGGCGCAGATAGCCGACCGCGCCGCACAATGGTTCCTGCTCTGCTCACTGCTCGCTGCCGTGCTGATCGGCCTGCTCTGGTGGGAGCTGGATTCGTCGCGGGCGTTCTGGATCGTATTGGCGATGCTGGTGGCGACCTGCCCGTGCGCCCTCTCGCTGGCCACGCCAACCGCCCTGACTGCCGCCACCGGCACCCTGCACAAACTCGGCTTGTTGCTCACCCGAGGCCATGTGCTGGAAGGCTTGAACCAGATTGACACGGTGATTTTCGACAAGACCGGCACCCTCACCGAAGGGCGCCTGGCGCTGCGCGCGATCCGGCCGCTGGGCGCCCTGGACAGCGACCAGTGCCTGGGCCTCGCCGCTGCCCTCGAAAATCGCTCTGAACATCCGATCGCACGGGCCTTCGGCCGTGCCCCCCTGGCCGCTGACGAAGTGCTCAGTACCCCCGGCCTGGGCCTGGAAGGTCGCGTCGGCGAACGCCTGCTGCGGATCGGCCAGCCGGGGTTCGTGTGCGCACTGAGCGGTTGTCCGATCCCCGCCTCACCGGACGAAGCCGGACAATGGCTGCTGCTGGGCGACCGCGACGGCGCCCTCGCCTGGTTCGTACTGGATGACCGCCTGCGCAGCGACGCGCCGGCCCTGCTGGCTGCGTGCAAGGCACGGGGCTGGCGCACGCTGCTGCTGTCGGGGGACAGTTCACCGATGGTCGCCAGCGTGGCCGCCGAACTGGGCATCGACGAAGCCCACGGCGGCCTGCGCCCTGACGACAAGCTGCAGGTGCTGCAACAGTTGCATCAGCAAGGCCGTAAGGTGTTGATGCTGGGTGACGGTGTCAATGATGTCCCCGTACTCGCCGCCGCCGATATCAGCGTGGCCATGGGTTCGGCCACGGACCTGGCGAAAACCAGCGCGGACGCGGTATTGCTGTCCAACCGCCTGGATGCCTTGGTGCAAGCCTTCACCTTGGCGCGACGCACCCGTCGGGTCATCATTGAAAACCTGCTTTGGGCCGGGCTGTACAATGGCCTGATGCTGCCGTTTGCCGCCCTCGGCTGGATCACGCCGATCTGGGCGGCGATCGGCATGTCCCTCAGTTCGTTGACCGTGGTGCTCAACGCCCTGCGCCTGACTCGCCTGCCGAGTGCGCAGGCCAAAAGCGCCCCCTTGGTAAATCGCCCGCTGCCGGCTTGA